In the Cololabis saira isolate AMF1-May2022 chromosome 7, fColSai1.1, whole genome shotgun sequence genome, one interval contains:
- the slitrk4 gene encoding SLIT and NTRK-like protein 4, with protein sequence MLLVLLLAAFFSSIFVSTSSSSSQSSMSDGPPMADPSPSDLMAETCVACSCMSVENVLYVNCEKIAVYRPTQLVPPVSSLYHLNFQNNFLIILYPNSFQNFTHAVSLHLGNNKLQNIEGGAFIGMSALKQLHLNNNELKVLRADTFQGIENLEYLQADYNLIKYIEKGSFNKLHKLKVLILNDNLIQALPDNIFRFASLTHLDIRGNRIQKLPYLGVLEHIGRIVELQLDDNPWNCTCDLASLKAWLENMPYNIFIGEAICETPSDLYGRLLKETNKQELCPMGTGSEFDVRMLPPDNGQSPSKMSPTTVASIATKAPKATDSSKIYGNGIVAGLPPFGRNSQIVSFQTRTPPLSCPQPCSCKAHPSDFGISVSCQERNIKNLAQLIPRPPNAKKLHLSGNYIREISPTDFQGFEGLDLLHLGSNQIAGVQKSVFANLTNLRRLYLNGNQLEQLHPEMFLGLTNLQYLYLEYNAIKEILAGTFDSMPNLQLLYLNNNVLRSLPAYIFAGVPLARLNLKNNHFMTLPVSGVLDQLRSLTQIDLEGNPWDCACDVVALKLWLQKLSDGVAAKEVKCASPAQFSNIELRLIKNVVLCPRLARPLVTSATPLLTSESPAGVGKAPPGGPVPLSIMILSILVVLILTVFVAFCVLVIVLRRNKKPVGRQEGLGNQECGSMSLQLRRHSHKSGKKGSIPGDDLGAESFIPQTIEHIGKSHTCGIGRSSDMDAGFKFADSQRQKIIFRNCSDKDKDPLSTLEYNKRLSTIDELEEFLPHREPSMFLHNFMDTKRDFNSIGMGGYEIRYPEKTMDKKMKKSLIGGNHSKIVVEQRKSEYYELKAKLQGTPDYLQVLEEQTALSKM encoded by the coding sequence ATGCTGCTCGTACTCCTGCTGGcggcctttttttcttccatcttcgtctccacctcctcctcctcctcccagtcCTCCATGTCGGACGGACCCCCCATGGCAGACCCATCCCCCTCGGACCTGATGGCCGAGACGTGTGTCGCCTGTTCCTGCATGTCAGTGGAGAATGTGCTGTACGTCAACTGCGAGAAGATCGCCGTCTACCGGCCCACGCAGCTAGTCCCTCCGGTGTCATCCTTGTACCACCTGAACTTCCAGAACAATTTCCTCATCATACTCTATCCAAACTCGTTCCAAAACTTCACCCATGCTGTGTCCCTGCATCTGGGGAATAATAAACTGCAGAACATCGAAGGTGGAGCATTTATTGGGATGAGTGCTTTGAAACAGCTGCACCTGAACAATAACGAGTTAAAGGTGCTGAGAGCAGACACTTTCCAAGGCATTGAAAACTTGGAATACCTTCAGGCTGACTATAACCTGATAAAATACATCGAAAAGGGATCATTTAACAAACTGCACAAACTAAAAGTGCTGATCCTGAATGATAATCTCATTCAGGCACTTCCTGACAACATATTTCGATTTGCCTCACTGACACACTTGGATATTAGAGGGAACAGAATCCAGAAGCTTCCTTATTTGGGAGTGTTGGAGCACATTGGACGTATTGTAGAACTGCAGCTGGATGACAACCCCTGGAATTGTACTTGTGATTTGGCCTCTCTCAAAGCATGGCTTGAAAATATGCCctataatatttttattggtGAGGCCATTTGTGAAACTCCAAGTGACTTGTATGGGAGGCTCCTGAAAGAAACCAACAAACAGGAGCTTTGCCCTATGGGAACAGGAAGTGAATTTGATGTCAGGATGCTACCACCAGATAATGGGCAATCGCCGTCCAAAATGTCCCCGACCACTGTGGCTTCCATTGCCACAAAAGCACCAAAAGCCACCGACTCGTCCAAGATTTATGGAAATGGCATTGTGGCCGGTTTGCCCCCTTTTGGAAGAAACAGCCAGATTGTTTCCTTCCAGACTCGGACGCCGCCACTGTCGTGTCCACAGCCCTGCAGCTGTAAAGCCCACCCTTCAGACTTTGGCATTAGTGTAAGCTGTCAGGAGAGGAACATTAAAAATCTCGCTCAGCTCATTCCTAGACCCCCAAATGCCAAGAAGCTTCACCTAAGCGGGAATTACATCCGTGAAATCAGTCCAACTGATTTCCAGGGGTTTGAAGGGTTAGATTTGCTTCATCTAGGCAGCAATCAAATTGCAGGAGTGCAGAAAAGTGTGTTTGCTAACCTCACTAATCTGAGAAGACTGTATTTGAATGGAAACCAGCTAGAGCAGTTACACCCTGAGATGTTTCTGGGCCTCACAAACCTCCAGTACCTATATTTGGAATACAATGCCATAAAAGAAATCTTAGCGGGTACATTTGACTCCATGCCGAACCTCCAACTCCTATACCTGAACAACAATGTTCTACGGAGCCTCCCTGCCTACATCTTTGCTGGTGTCCCTTTAGCCAGACTCAATCTGAAGAACAACCACTTCATGACCCTGCCTGTGAGTGGTGTGTTGGACCAGCTGCGGTCCCTGACACAGATAGACCTGGAGGGGAACCCCTGGGACTGTGCCTGTGATGTGGTTGCCCTCAAACTCTGGCTGCAGAAGCTGAGTGATGGAGTGGCTGCCAAAGAGGTGAAATGTGCCTCTCCTGCACAGTTCTCCAACATTGAGTTACGCCTCATAAAAAACGTGGTCCTCTGTCCAAGGCTTGCAAGGCCACTTGTGACTAGCGCTACGCCACTTTTGACCTCGGAGTCTCCCGCGGGAGTTGGCAAAGCCCCTCCAGGTGGGCCTGTACCTCTCTCAATTATGATCCTCAGCATCCTTGTGGTGCTTATCCTTACTGTGTTTGTGGCCTTCTGCGTTCTCGTTATTGTCCTGAGGAGAAATAAAAAACCTGTGGGGCGGCAGGAGGGGCTGGGCAATCAGGAGTGTGGTTCCATGTCGTTGCAGCTCCGCCGCCACAGCCACAAATCCGGCAAGAAAGGCTCCATACCGGGAGATGACCTGGGTGCCGAATCATTCATCCCCCAGACTATCGAGCACATCGGCAAGAGCCACACCTGTGGGATTGGACGCTCTTCAGACATGGATGCCGGCTTCAAGTTTGCAGACTCACAGAGGCAGAAGATCATCTTCCGAAACTGCTCTGACAAGGACAAAGACCCACTGTCCACCCTGGAGTATAACAAACGCCTCAGCACCATAGACGAGCTCGAGGAGTTTCTCCCCCACCGAGAGCCCAGCATGTTCCTCCACAACTTTATGGACACCAAAAGGGATTTCAACAGTATAGGGATGGGTGGGTATGAAATCCGCTACCCAGAGAAAACAATGGATAAAAAGATGAAGAAATCACTGATAGGTGGGAACCACAGTAAGATTGTGGTGGAACAGAGGAAAAGTGAGTATTACGAGTTGAAAGCCAAGCTCCAAGGAACACCTGATTACCTTCAGGTGCTGGAAGAGCAGACTGCGCTCAGTAAAATGTAA